From one Trifolium pratense cultivar HEN17-A07 linkage group LG1, ARS_RC_1.1, whole genome shotgun sequence genomic stretch:
- the LOC123888648 gene encoding probable metal-nicotianamine transporter YSL7 codes for MANNNETVVMVKEEEKLEEEEEEASIEKGFEGKSVPTWQKQITVRAIIVSFMLSVLFTFIVMKLNLTTGIIPSLNVSAGLLGFFFVKTWTKVLEKSGLLNQPFTRQENTVIQTCVVAASGIAFSGGFGSYLFAMSPTVAKQSGAASVMMDVKIPGLGWMIAFLFVVSFLGIFSVVPLRKIMIVDFRLTYPSGTATATLINSFHTTEGAKLAKKQVQALGKFFSFSFLWGFFQWFFTSGDSCGFSSFPTFGLEAYQRKFFFDFSATYVGVGMICPYIINISLLIGGILSWGVMWPLIEDKKGDWYPSDLKQSSLHGLQGYKVFIAIAMILGDGLYNFVKVLGRTLYSLYNQFKHSSVAPSQDLSLTLSFDDKRRTEMFLKDQIPSWFAISGYVIIAIISTVTIPYIFHQLKWYHILCIYVFGPALAFCNAYGCGLTDWSLASTYGKLAIFIICAWAGAANGGVIAGLAACGVMMNIVSTASDLMQDFKTGYMTLASPKSMFVSQVIGTAMGCVISPCVFWLFYHAFGTLGQPGSEYPAPYALVYRNIAILGVDGVSALPKNCLVLCCVFFAGAMIINLVRDLAGEKYAKFIPVPMAMAIPFYIGSYFAIDMCVGSLILFVWQKVDRAKADAFGSAVASGLICGDGIWSLPSSFLALGGVKPPICMKFLSRAANVKVDAFLGS; via the coding sequence ATGGCTAACAACAATGAAACAGTGGTGATGGTTAAGGAGGAAGAAAAactggaggaggaggaggaggaggctTCAATTGAAAAAGGCTTTGAAGGAAAATCAGTGCCAACATGGCAGAAACAGATTACGGTTAGGGCTATCATCGTCAGTTTCATGTTATCGGTGCTTTTCACCTTCATCGTGATGAAGCTTAATCTTACAACCGGTATTATTCCTTCTCTCAATGTTTCGGCCGGATTGTTAGGTTTCTTCTTTGTCAAGACATGGACTAAAGTGCTTGAGAAATCGGGTTTGCTTAATCAACCGTTTACAAGACAGGAGAATACTGTTATTCAGACTTGTGTTGTTGCTGCAAGTGGCATTGCATTTAGCGGCGGCTTTGGTAGTTACTTGTTTGCAATGAGTCCAACTGTTGCAAAACAAAGCGGCGCCGCCAGTGTCATGATGGATGTTAAGATTCCTGGTTTAGGATGGATGATTGCGTTTCTATTTGTTGTAAGTTTTCTTGGTATATTCTCCGTGGTTCCACTCCGAAAGATTATGATTGTTGACTTCAGATTGACATATCCAAGCGGTACTGCAACAGCCACTCTTATCAACAGTTTCCATACAACAGAAGGTGCCAAACTAGCAAAGAAGCAAGTACAAGCACTTGGAAAGTTCTTCTCCTTTAGTTTCTTGTGGGGTTTTTTCCAATGGTTTTTCACTTCTGGTGATTCTTGTGGATTTTCAAGCTTCCCAACATTTGGTCTAGAAGCCTATCAAAGAAAGTTCTTCTTTGATTTTTCAGCTACCTATGTCGGGGTTGGGATGATATGTCCATATATAATCAATATATCACTACTCATTGGTGGAATTCTTTCTTGGGGTGTCATGTGGCCTCTCATCGAAGATAAAAAAGGAGATTGGTACCCTTCCGATCTCAAACAAAGCAGTTTACATGGTCTTCAAGGCTACAAAGTTTTCATAGCCATAGCAATGATTCTTGGTGATGGTCTATACAATTTTGTCAAAGTTCTTGGCCGCACTCTTTACAGTTTGTATAACCAATTTAAACACAGCAGTGTAGCACCCTCCCAAGATCTCTCACTTACACTTTCGTTTGATGACAAGCGCAGAACCGAGATGTTCCTCAAAGATCAAATACCCTCCTGGTTTGCTATCTCGGGCTATGTCATAATTGCAATAATATCAACCGTAACCATCCCTTACATTTTCCACCAGCTAAAGTGGTATCACATACTTTGCATTTACGTCTTTGGACCGGCACTGGCCTTTTGCAATGCCTATGGTTGTGGACTGACAGATTGGTCCCTTGCATCGACCTACGGAAAATTAGCCATCTTCATTATTTGTGCTTGGGCAGGCGCAGCGAACGGCGGTGTCATAGCGGGTTTAGCAGCATGTGGTGTCATGATGAACATTGTTTCAACAGCTTCAGACCTTATGCAGGACTTTAAAACGGGTTACATGACATTGGCTTCCCCGAAATCCATGTTTGTCAGCCAAGTTATTGGAACTGCTATGGGATGCGTTATATCACCATGTGTTTTCTGGCTATTCTACCATGCTTTCGGTACTCTTGGTCAACCTGGTTCAGAGTACCCTGCTCCTTATGCACTTGTTTATCGCAACATAGCTATACTAGGTGTGGACGGTGTCTCCGCTCTGCCGAAAAACTGTCTTGTACTTTGCTGCGTGTTTTTTGCTGGGGCAATGATTATTAATCTTGTTCGCGATTTGGCCGGAGAGAAATATGCCAAATTTATTCCTGTTCCTATGGCTATGGCTATACCTTTCTACATTGGAAGCTATTTTGCTATTGATATGTGTGTTGGAAGCTTGATATTGTTTGTTTGGCAGAAGGTTGATAGGGCTAAGGCGGATGCATTTGGATCGGCTGTTGCTTCTGGTTTGATTTGTGGAGATGGCATTTGGTCACTTCCTAGCTCTTTTCTTGCTCTTGGTGGTGTGAAGCCACCTATTTGTATGAAATTCTTGTCTAGAGCAGCAAATGTAAAGGTTGATGCCTTCTTAGGATcttga